In Deltaproteobacteria bacterium, the DNA window AGGGACGACGCGCGTGGCTATCGACCATTCTGGTTTAAGCTTGCGTTCTTTATTGGTCGACCACCAGAACTGACCCGCCGCCAGTGGCGCGTCCTTGGGCTCGTTGCGGCAGTGTCGTTCTTTGAGCAGTACGATCTCTACTTGTTTACGCTGGCGCTGAAGCAAATTCAGGCAGGGCTTGCGATCGAAGAATCCCAACTTGGCTTGTTAGGGTCGATCGTTCGCTTTGGGGCGTTACCGGCCTTCTTTGTTACGCTGGTTGCCGATCGCATTGGTCGGCGTCGGGTGTTGTTGTTTACGATCCTCGCGTACACCGTGTTTACTGGGCTGACGGCGTTTGCCTCAGATGCGCGCTTGTTTGTTGCTTGCCAGTTTCTCGCACGTACTTTTGCTGTTGCTGAGGCTCTCCTTGCGGTCGTGGTTATTGCTGAAGAGTTTAATCCTGCTGTCCGTGGTTGGGGCATTGGTGCGTTTGCAGCGATTGAATCTTGCGGCGCTGGCTTAGCGGCGCTGCTCTTTGCTTTGGTTGGGCATCTTGAGCACGGCTGGCGTGGGCTCTATCTGGTTGGTCTTGTTCCGTTGCTCTTAGTTGCGCAGTGGCGTCGCACATTACCGGAGACCGAACGATTCACCGAATATCAACAACAACGCACTAATACTGGTCAGTCTGAACATGCGCTGATGCCGCTGTTTCATCTCATGCGCATGTATCCAGCACGTATGGCGTCACTATCTGCTGTGGTGTTCGTACTCGCGGTGACAGAGTCCGCTGCCGGATTTTTCGGCCCAAAGTATTTACAAGATGTACATGGATGGACGCCAAGTGGGGTCGGACTGCTCACTGTTCTTGGCGGTGCATTTGCGGTCGTGGGGAATACATTTGCTGGCTGGCTCAGTGATCGTGTCGGACGTAAGTATGTCACTGTTGGTTTCTTACTTGGAGAAGTGATCTTTACGCTGGCCTATTACAATTCGTCAGCAACGTTTGTCGTCCCGCTTTGGATATTGATGAGCTTTATGCTGCTTGGCGGCAATGTGACCGTTGCGGCATATGGAGCTGAGTTATTCCCGACGTCCTATCGTTCGACTGCTGCTGGGGCACGAGTCGTTGTGGCGACAATCGGTGGGAGCCTCGGGCTTGCACTTGAATCGATGCTATACAGCATCTTAGGATCGCACTGGGAAGCGATCTCGCTATTAGCAGCACTCGCGGTATTAGGACCTCTGCTTGTGATGCTGACGTTTCCCGAAACGAGTGGGCGAACGTTGGAGGAGATTGCCCCGGAAAGATAAGGCAATTGTAGAATGCGGATTTCGCATTGCGGAAGAGAGCGGATTTTGGCCGCAACTCTTATAATCCGCAATCGCCAATCCGCAATCCGCAATTCATCGCACGCCCATCTGCTGACATACATTAAGCAAAACGTCAGGTCGGTCCGAACCAATCGCATCAACGCCGAGGTTGATTAACCGACGCATGTCCTCTTCTTTATCAGTGTTCCAGGCACGGACGAATAAGCCGAGTTGATGGGCATCACTCACAAGCTGTTGATCTATCCATTCATGCCAGATATGGAGCGCATGGAGGCCAAGTTGTTTGGTCTGCTGAACAACGTCCGCGGGCAAGCGACCCCAGAGTGCACCGGTGCGGAGCTTGGGATTTTGCATGAGCGCTTCGATGAGCCACTGATGCTTGAAGGATGTCAGGATAACTTGATCGACGGCATTGGCGGCTTCTACGGCGTGGACGACAGGAAGGGCGGTTCCAGGTCCTTTGAGTTCTATTTGCAGTACGACTTTCCCACGGGTGATCGCAAGCGTCTCTTCGAGTGTTGGAACACATTCTCCGAGTCCTGCATCCAGTTGTCGGATTTCAGCGAAGGTCAGTTCGGCAATTTTCCCAGTGCCATTGGTCGTGCGATCAACGGTCGGATCGTGCATCAGGATTAAGTGGCCGTCCTTGGTGAGTTGGACGTCAGTTTCAATCTGATCGACCCCAAGGGCAATCGCGCGATGCATCGCACGTAGAGTGTTTTCTGGTTCGAGAGAACCGGCGCCGCGGTGGGAGGTGATGATCACTATGGTTACTCTTTGCTGTTGAGATAAACGCTGCCTTTAGTGGGGAGTATCTTGGTTACTACCCTCACCCACACTCGCTCTGCTCGTGTTGCCCTCTCCCTGGCTGGGAGAGGGCTAGGGTGAGGGTCGCAAGTGAGGAGCAATGGCCAAACAATTGCTCCCTGTATTAAATACGCTGCCATTGCACCAACGTCACATCAGTATGATCTTCCCACACAACCTCAACACTATCACCAATCTTCACATCCTGTTGTGGATCACCAAGTAAGTTACCGACCATGCGAACATTACCGGCATCTGGCAGCTCCACCAGAACGATCAAATAGGGGCCACGCTCTTTGAGAGCTTTGTGCACTGGATGCCACACCCGTTCAAAGGCATACACCTTACCGCGACCTGAACTCTCAACCCACGACAGTTCTCCAGAGCGACACTTATGGCAAATCCACTCTGGACCGAACTGAAACGAGCCGCAGGTTTTGCAGCGTTGAACCAACAGCTTGTGCTGTTTCGTGCCCTCCCAAAATGGCGCATCGAGCCCATCAGGCATTGGTGCAGGGAGCGGCATGCCTTCGGGGAGGTAGGAAACGGTGGTAACATGCTCAACCGACATACGATAATTCCTTCCGTGTGAACTTGCGGACGTAATACGTAATGCGTAATGCGTAAAAGGGGAGGGGAGGTGGTTACGGATTACGCATTACGTATTATTTTTCAGAGTGGTTACGTATTACGTTTTACGCTTTACGTTTAGTTTCTCAGCAACAAATCACTCACCGGCGCGACCATTGGTCCGGCGGCAACGAGACAAACCTGCGCGTCTTTCACTTGGCAAGTCGACGTTCCGCGCATTTGCCGGACGCCTTCAAGGACGAGTTCGAGACCGTGCATGTAGGCTTCAGCGAGATTGCCGCCACTAGTGTTCAACGGCAGTCCGCCATTGGGCCATTCGAGGTTGCCGTTGGTGCAAAAGGCTTCGGCTTCTTCGGCTGAGCACAGTCCGTGTTCAACCAGGCTCATTAACACACCGCCAGTGAAATTCTCGTAGACTTGCGCGACATCAACGTCTTTGGGAGTAATGCCAGCCATACCAAATAAACGTGGTGCGAGGGTCTTGAAGTTCGAGGTTGCATAATCGGGATCGTTATGTGCGGCTGTCCATTGACGATAGCCTGAGCCTTGCGCGGCAGCCATGAGATAGACTGGCTTTTGTTTGAGGTCCCGAGCGCGTTCGGTGGTGGTAAGAATAACAGCAGCTGCACCATCATTCTCTAAACAGCAGTCAAACAGATGAAATGGTTCGACGATCCAGCGTGAGTTGTAGTACGACTCGCGTGTGAGCGGACGACCATACATAATTGCACGAGGGTTTTGTTGTGCATGTTTATATGACGCCAAGGCGATACCGCACAGTGCCTCTTGGCTGATGTTGTGTTCATACATGAACCGCTGCGTACGCATCGCGAACATCTGCGCCGGCGACATCAAGCCGTATGGCATCGAGTAGGCCATTGGGCCGCGGACGCGTGCACCAGCATGACCTTGGCCAAAGCGACCAAACTGTCCTTGGGCTAAAGCTCGGAACGCAACTACATGCTTGGCATAACCTGCGACAACCGCTGCTGCAGCATTGCCGACGGCACCAGCGACGCCACCGCCGCCGCCACCCCAGTGCATGTTGGAAAACTGAATCTGCGGAACGCCGAGTGCTGCCGCAAGACGAACCGGGTCATTGCGGTCATCGCTATACGAGGCAAATCCATCGATATCTTCGACCTGTAATCCAGCATCAGCCACGGCTTTCTGAATCGCTTCGAGGGCGAGTTGAAACTCGCTCACTGGTGATTGCCCAGCTTTGTAGTAGCGTGTCTCGCCTATGCCAACGATGGCAACTTTGTCTTTGATGGTGTAGTCGGTCATAAAGTCTCTCCAAAGCTA includes these proteins:
- a CDS encoding MFS transporter, which gives rise to MVACNVSHASTPARKEESISEQRDDARGYRPFWFKLAFFIGRPPELTRRQWRVLGLVAAVSFFEQYDLYLFTLALKQIQAGLAIEESQLGLLGSIVRFGALPAFFVTLVADRIGRRRVLLFTILAYTVFTGLTAFASDARLFVACQFLARTFAVAEALLAVVVIAEEFNPAVRGWGIGAFAAIESCGAGLAALLFALVGHLEHGWRGLYLVGLVPLLLVAQWRRTLPETERFTEYQQQRTNTGQSEHALMPLFHLMRMYPARMASLSAVVFVLAVTESAAGFFGPKYLQDVHGWTPSGVGLLTVLGGAFAVVGNTFAGWLSDRVGRKYVTVGFLLGEVIFTLAYYNSSATFVVPLWILMSFMLLGGNVTVAAYGAELFPTSYRSTAAGARVVVATIGGSLGLALESMLYSILGSHWEAISLLAALAVLGPLLVMLTFPETSGRTLEEIAPER
- a CDS encoding glycerophosphodiester phosphodiesterase; translation: MIITSHRGAGSLEPENTLRAMHRAIALGVDQIETDVQLTKDGHLILMHDPTVDRTTNGTGKIAELTFAEIRQLDAGLGECVPTLEETLAITRGKVVLQIELKGPGTALPVVHAVEAANAVDQVILTSFKHQWLIEALMQNPKLRTGALWGRLPADVVQQTKQLGLHALHIWHEWIDQQLVSDAHQLGLFVRAWNTDKEEDMRRLINLGVDAIGSDRPDVLLNVCQQMGVR
- a CDS encoding DNA-binding protein, giving the protein MSVEHVTTVSYLPEGMPLPAPMPDGLDAPFWEGTKQHKLLVQRCKTCGSFQFGPEWICHKCRSGELSWVESSGRGKVYAFERVWHPVHKALKERGPYLIVLVELPDAGNVRMVGNLLGDPQQDVKIGDSVEVVWEDHTDVTLVQWQRI
- a CDS encoding acetyl-CoA acetyltransferase; translation: MTDYTIKDKVAIVGIGETRYYKAGQSPVSEFQLALEAIQKAVADAGLQVEDIDGFASYSDDRNDPVRLAAALGVPQIQFSNMHWGGGGGGVAGAVGNAAAAVVAGYAKHVVAFRALAQGQFGRFGQGHAGARVRGPMAYSMPYGLMSPAQMFAMRTQRFMYEHNISQEALCGIALASYKHAQQNPRAIMYGRPLTRESYYNSRWIVEPFHLFDCCLENDGAAAVILTTTERARDLKQKPVYLMAAAQGSGYRQWTAAHNDPDYATSNFKTLAPRLFGMAGITPKDVDVAQVYENFTGGVLMSLVEHGLCSAEEAEAFCTNGNLEWPNGGLPLNTSGGNLAEAYMHGLELVLEGVRQMRGTSTCQVKDAQVCLVAAGPMVAPVSDLLLRN